The Raphanus sativus cultivar WK10039 chromosome 6, ASM80110v3, whole genome shotgun sequence sequence TCATCATCAGGAGTAGATTATTCTCAGACAAACCATGTATCTCTCTCTAAATGCTTCTTGTTCTTTGAATTGTAATACGCAcctgtataaataaataaaatttatattttctatattatacTGTTGACTTAATAAGGTCAGGAATCAAGACCAAATAATTTGGAAATaaatcttaatttattttatactacTCTGTACTAGGCTTTGCTAATGATCATGAAGAACAGAAAGGATTAGCGTTGACCAAAGTCTTTTGATTCTGACAAGCGACCGTTTAGTttaagggcctgactggtgtaaccgcagcggttgcggttgcagGAGTTTGCGGATgtgggtggttgcggttttaagcgttttctagagatttgtacgactggtacaactgttagaaattgttgagtttgcgggactcttatgactggtaaactacgaaacgcaacatctgttaaataataatttaacaatatttacattttatgtaattataaaaatattaaaaatcataataatatgataaatataaatttatatttataaaatcatattattcaattttaaaaatttatagaaaatattttagttttgaatttttataatataaattgaaatataatatgaatacattttacaatttctattatttcaattgaaaatttttattggatattttagtattatttttatttattctgtttttaaagaaaaaaaaattatcctcccgcaaccgctcgcaaccgcaaacgctagctggaaccagcttttgattttaagaggttcggagcggtttgaagcggtttaaagcgatttgtagcgttttctgtgattgtttcgaaacgccaataactgctatgaaccgcaaaagctgcgtttgcgggtggtaacgggaaaaccagtcagcacctaagggcctgactggtttaaccgcagcggttgcgtttgcggttgcgggagtttacgGGTGCGAGTGGTTGCGGTTTCAGCGGTTAGTAATTGTTGCGTTTGCATGACTCTTAtaactggtaaactaccaaacgcaacatctgttaaataataaattaataatatttatattttatataattataaaaataaaattataaaaatataataaatataaatttatatataaatcatattattaaattttaaaaaattatagaaaatattttggtttgaaaattttataatataaattaaaatataatatatacattttacaatatctattattttaatttaaaaattttattggatatttttagtattatttttactcattttatttttaaagaaaaaaaattttatcctcccgcaaccgcccgcaaccgcaaacgctagctggaactagcttttgattttaagaggttcggagcggtttgaagcgatttgtagcgttttctatgattgtttcgaaacgccaacaaccgctgcgaaccgcaaaagctgcgtttgcgggtggtagcggggaAACCAGTCATATCCTTacggcctgactggtgtaaccgcagcggttgcggttgcggttgcgggagtttgcgggtgcgagtggttgcggttttaagcgttttttagagatttgtacgactggtatagctgttagaaattgttgcgtttgcgggactcttatgactggtaaactacaaaacgcaacatctgttaaataataatttaacaatatttacattttatgtaattataaaaatattaaaatcataataatatgataaatataaaatttatatttataaaatcatattattcaattttaaaaatttatagaaaatattttagttttgaattttataatataaattgaaatataatatgaatacattttacaatttctattatttcaattgaaattttttattggatatttttagtattatttttatttattctgtttttaaagaaaaaaaaattaccctccccgcaaccgcccgcaaccgcaaacgctagctagaaccagcttttgattttaagaggttcggagcgatttgaagcgatttgtagcgttttcctgtgattgtttcgaaacgccaacaaccgctataaaccgcaaaagctgcgtttgcgggtggtagcgggaaaacgaGTCGGCACCTAAATAGTNNNNNNNNNNNNNNNNNNNNNNNNNNNNNNNNNNNNNNNNNNNNNNNNNNNNNNNNNNNNNNNNNNNNNNNNNNNNNNNNNNNNNNNNNNNNNNNNNNNNaattgaaattttttattggatatttttagtattatttttatttattctgtttttaaagaaaaaaaaattaccctcccgcaaccgcccgcaaccgcaaacgctagctagaaccagcttttgattttaagaggttcggagcgatttgaagcgatttgtagcgttttctgtgattgtttcgaaacgccaacaaccgctataaaccgcaaaagctgcgtttgcgggtggtagcgggaaaacgaGTCGGCACCTAAATAGTCAGCGTTGCCAATCACAAACGCAATCAGACAAAAGGGTATATATGGTAGTTAATTAGTGATATCTTTTTATATTCAACGGAGAAGTTCttttgagaaaaaagaaaacggAGAACTTCAAAATCCTCAAAACTCTCTAATCTCATCTCATAGAGTCGCGACAAGTAAAGAAGATCGAACATGGAAGACTCAACGATCCTAAACATAACAACGTACCTCGAAGCGTTAGCGCAAGGAAACGGTTTAAGCGAGATAGAGGTTTTTATCTTACAAGGCTTAGAACTCATCCATGTCGGAAAAGGAATCATACGATGTAAATTAATCGTCACGGATCGTGTCGCggtaagaaaaaaagaagaagatatttgCTTGTTTGTTTTCGTTTTTAATGTTGgtgaattttaatatatgaatatgaaGAAATGATGATCATGTGATTCCTAGGGAGATGATGGAACTTGGCACGCCGGAGTGATTGCGGCGGTGATGGATGCGATCGGTGCTGCTTCTGTCTACTCCACCGGCGACGGATTCCATTCCTCTGTTGATCTCAACTCTTCGTTTTATTCAACGGCCAAGATTCATGTTCGTGTTCTCTATATCCTTTGTTTGTCACCTGTTATTAAAACAATGTTGCATGATGGTAAATATAGTACGTAGATTAGATAAGATGAATgaaacatgaaaacaaaaatactaACTTACaatataaatgaattaattttcttttataatgaCTTTTACTAACAAAAGTGAAGTCAGTTTGTGGTTATGAATGATTATGACAATCATTCTTGTTATTGCACATGCTCCAAAACTATGATagtatattaaaaaacaaaaaataataataagatacGGATAAATTTGCAGGAAAAAGTAGAGGTAGAAGCAAGAGTGAAGGGGACCAATGGAAGGCTAAAATCATCTGTGATTGAGATTAGAAGAGAAAGAGATGGAGAACTCATAGCCACAGGAAGGTTGTGGATGGCTCCACTTGTACTCAAAGTCAAACACACTGCTTCTTCTAATCTTAGTAAGCTttgaattgttattatttttttctcaaattaaAACTTACTATTAATAACACAGTTACCATTTTGAAAAGTCAAAATAATCATGCACACCAATAATGGTTAGTAAGAAATAATAAACACACCTACTAATATAATCCTCTACttcctaaatccaaatccaaatccaaatccaaatatataactataattACATGCATACaaatatattagattatataaCACACACTACGAATCTTTAGTTTAATTTAAcagcttcttcttgttcttctcctCTCAGACCACTAACCTTATCATTCCTCAACTGGTCCATCGTGGGACCATACGACCAGCTACACACCACGTAATATATGACATTAACGAAGCTCAAGATCGCTAAAACCCAATAGTAATAATCATAATGACCCTTGTTGATATTATCTTCAATCCAGCTCTCTCCACTCTTCTTCTTTGAGCCGTTCTTGACCACATTGAGGATCACACTAGCCAAGATATTAGCCACTGCCATTCCTAGACCGAACAACGCAGCCGCGATGCTCGACATGCTTTTAGGAAACTCGGTATAGAAAAACTCCGTCTGTCCTATCCCGGTTAAGGCCTCTGCCAAACCGTGCAGTACATACTGTGGTACGAGCCACATCGCTGAGATGTTCACTGTCGCGTTGGCGGTGTTCGCGAGTCCTTGGCTTATCGCGGTTCTTCTTCTGTAATGCTCAACAGTTGCTGAAACCGCCATCGCTAGGAAGGATATGAATAGACCTAACCCCATTCTGATCTTGACATTAACTCTAACAGGTCTGCCACGGATCTTGGAAGCTAATGGGAGGATTGCACGGTCGTAGAGAACCACCCATGCAATTAGGGCTATGATTGTGAACATGCCAAAAGAACCAGGTGGGATTTTGAAAGTTGAATGGTCCCCCAAACGTCTATCCATTGAGTTAGCTTGAAGCAGCTGGAACGAGTTCTGGCTGACGTTTATAGACATCATTATCCCCGTGGACCATACCGGTATCACCTTGACCAAAGCCTTGAGTTCCTCAACTTGGTCCGTTGTACAGAGTCTCCATGGGTTTAAGGCCAAACCATCAGCACCAATGTCTTCCTCGCGGTTTCTTGTGACACAAGCTTTATTCAGAAACCTAATTAATTGAAACATTTTGTCAAAACTCCTTACACCAATCCagaattaaatatattttttttaacatcaatAAGGTCGATCTATTACTcataacttaatatatatataacttaattttatattacCTCAATTTGTCACTTGGAGCTTTAAGTTCAGAATCGTTCAGGTGGTAATAACCGCCATAAGAGTCATTATGAACCGGTAATACTAACTTCCTGTTCACGTAAGCTGCAACAGCCGCTTGAGCTAAACCAGTGAACAGACTCTTGGTCGCGTTGCGTTTAACATAGAGAGGAGATGCCAAAACAAACAAGATACTCGCCAGTAGCATGATAATCGCTGGTATTCCAAACCCTATTCTCCATCCCAAGTGATCTTGAATGTAAACAATGACAGTGAAAGCGATCAAGACAGCAACCGATGAGGAAGCGTAGTACCAACCAAAGAAACTCTCAAGAACCCTCTCGTTCTTGGGATTGTCTTTGTTGTCCAATTGATCAGCACCAAAGGCTAGAGAACACGGCCTGATTCCGCCAGATCCAATCGATATAAGGGCAAACGCAAAATACAAAAGAGCTAGTTGAGAAGATATCGCTGCCGTGGAACTGCACTTGGTTACTGTAGATGCTACACACGGTGATGGCTTCACTTGTGGTAACATAGCAGTTAGCCATAGAACCAACATCCCCTGTAACGTTTAATTCAAACAATTCATTAACAACATAAAATGAAGAGACTCTGTATTATCAAGTActcaaaaacattatttaatgtATATGCGGTTTACATTATTAGCATGACAACTAAGTAAAACATGTTGTGCTCAATTCTTTCGTAAAATCTGTAGATGTATTTAAAGGAAAATACTTCCAAGAGCAAGAATCCAAATTTAAGGAACATATTGTTCTCTAATGAAAATTGTTCTCTAATGAAAATGATTGGACAAGGTGAATGGTTGCtatagatttaagaaaaaacaattgaGGTCACGTTTTACATTTTTCTCAAGTGGGTGACTCACAGTCAGAATTCATTCACAACTTGCCAGAGAGGTCAGAAGGCCACCACAACCGCAAGGTTAGCAGCcagaatttttataaaaataaacaaattaatgaTAACGATACTTAAATACTTTATGAATATTTAAGACTTATTGTGATATAATCACATGGACATTTCAGAATGCCTGGCATTTTGTACATAGTTTTCCGACTTTGTTATATGTAATATGATTTAATTGTAtggaaacaaacataaaaaataaatcgcTTTAGTTTCATTTATTGGGCAGCAATTTCAGGGTGGCACATGCAACATGTGAGAAATTTTGACTCTTTACGGAAAGAGGCTTCTTCTACAAAGCATAATCATTGCACTTAAAATAGAAAGTTTACTGtacagaaatatatatataaccctTAG is a genomic window containing:
- the LOC108806915 gene encoding uncharacterized protein LOC108806915 — encoded protein: MEDSTILNITTYLEALAQGNGLSEIEVFILQGLELIHVGKGIIRCKLIVTDRVAGDDGTWHAGVIAAVMDAIGAASVYSTGDGFHSSVDLNSSFYSTAKIHEKVEVEARVKGTNGRLKSSVIEIRRERDGELIATGRLWMAPLVLKVKHTASSNLSKL
- the LOC108806914 gene encoding protein NRT1/ PTR FAMILY 1.1-like, producing MENPPDQTESKELMPEPRITRPKGGFFTMPFIIANEGFEKVASYGLLQNMILYLMSDYGLGLVKGQNVLFMWVAATNFMPLVGAFLSDSYLGRFLTISIASLSSFLGMLVLWLTAMLPQVKPSPCVASTVTKCSSTAAISSQLALLYFAFALISIGSGGIRPCSLAFGADQLDNKDNPKNERVLESFFGWYYASSSVAVLIAFTVIVYIQDHLGWRIGFGIPAIIMLLASILFVLASPLYVKRNATKSLFTGLAQAAVAAYVNRKLVLPVHNDSYGGYYHLNDSELKAPSDKLRFLNKACVTRNREEDIGADGLALNPWRLCTTDQVEELKALVKVIPVWSTGIMMSINVSQNSFQLLQANSMDRRLGDHSTFKIPPGSFGMFTIIALIAWVVLYDRAILPLASKIRGRPVRVNVKIRMGLGLFISFLAMAVSATVEHYRRRTAISQGLANTANATVNISAMWLVPQYVLHGLAEALTGIGQTEFFYTEFPKSMSSIAAALFGLGMAVANILASVILNVVKNGSKKKSGESWIEDNINKGHYDYYYWVLAILSFVNVIYYVVCSWSYGPTMDQLRNDKVSGLRGEEQEEAVKLN